The following proteins are encoded in a genomic region of Chryseobacterium cucumeris:
- a CDS encoding M20/M25/M40 family metallo-hydrolase, which produces MKKILGTSLLLFGMAAFGQSKEDSVQFRKISTEILNNGKGYTELRELTKNIGHRLSGSEAYEKSVKWAEQKLRDAGADKVWLQEVMIPVWVRGKESLNIQTSNGKWKTLKMLSLGNSEGTGGKDVSGEIIMVKSMEEYDRLPAEKVKDKIVFFNYPFSQSFVETFKAYGDAAKYRTTAASLTAKKGGKFAIVRSLSSAFDDVPHTGAMRYEDKVSKIPAVAIGSTTADELEALLKSQKVNAKLNSNCGMKGEKLSHSVIGEITGKKDQSVIVVGGHLDSWDVGEGAHDDGAGIVQSIEVLRTFKKLGIQNNHTIRVVCFANEENGVKGGIQYGKTVKEKNEKHLFAIETDAGGFAPRGIALDMDDAKRNQIKSWSNLFLPYGVYNFEERFSGTDLYPLHDMGIPAAELMPDSQRYFDIHHTEEDTFEKVNRRELLLGATALTQIIYMIDKNW; this is translated from the coding sequence ATGAAAAAGATATTAGGAACTTCATTATTACTTTTTGGAATGGCTGCATTTGGCCAGTCTAAAGAAGATTCAGTCCAGTTCAGAAAAATCTCTACAGAAATCCTGAACAACGGAAAAGGATATACAGAGCTTAGAGAGCTTACAAAAAATATAGGCCACCGCTTAAGCGGATCCGAAGCCTATGAAAAGTCTGTAAAATGGGCAGAACAGAAACTTCGTGATGCCGGAGCTGATAAAGTATGGCTTCAGGAAGTCATGATCCCGGTTTGGGTAAGAGGAAAAGAATCTCTGAACATCCAGACTTCCAACGGAAAATGGAAAACCCTTAAAATGCTTTCCCTTGGGAATTCTGAAGGAACAGGAGGAAAAGATGTTTCGGGAGAAATCATCATGGTAAAATCTATGGAAGAATATGACAGACTTCCTGCTGAAAAAGTGAAAGATAAAATCGTGTTCTTCAACTACCCTTTCAGCCAGTCATTTGTAGAGACTTTCAAAGCCTATGGTGATGCCGCCAAATACAGAACAACTGCAGCTTCTTTAACCGCTAAAAAAGGAGGCAAATTTGCCATCGTAAGATCACTGTCCTCTGCTTTTGATGATGTGCCTCACACCGGAGCAATGCGTTATGAAGACAAAGTTTCCAAAATCCCTGCGGTAGCCATCGGAAGCACGACTGCAGATGAACTGGAAGCTTTACTGAAAAGCCAGAAAGTTAATGCAAAACTAAACTCCAACTGCGGAATGAAAGGAGAAAAGCTCTCCCACTCTGTTATTGGGGAAATCACAGGTAAAAAAGACCAGAGTGTTATTGTTGTCGGTGGACACCTTGATTCCTGGGATGTAGGTGAAGGAGCCCACGATGACGGAGCCGGAATTGTACAAAGCATTGAGGTTTTAAGAACCTTTAAAAAGCTGGGTATTCAAAATAACCACACCATCAGGGTTGTTTGTTTCGCCAATGAAGAAAACGGAGTAAAAGGTGGAATCCAGTATGGTAAAACGGTAAAAGAGAAAAACGAAAAACATCTTTTTGCTATTGAAACAGATGCCGGAGGCTTTGCCCCAAGAGGCATTGCTCTGGATATGGACGATGCGAAAAGAAATCAGATTAAAAGCTGGTCGAATTTATTCCTTCCTTACGGAGTTTATAATTTTGAAGAGCGGTTTTCAGGAACAGACCTTTATCCGCTTCACGACATGGGAATTCCCGCCGCTGAGCTGATGCCGGATTCGCAGCGATATTTCGATATTCACCACACAGAAGAAGATACTTTTGAAAAGGTGAACCGAAGAGAGCTTTTATTGGGTGCCACTGCTTTGACTCAGATTATTTATATGATTGATAAAAACTGGTAA
- a CDS encoding DGQHR domain-containing protein has protein sequence MAFLNDDQIKEIEDNLLDDVSLLGKMYKVKNNDYQTIRVEYSKVDEFLREGWEIYGNPLKTKTTLRKKKTHEQKFKDDIWCQFYDLGYRCFNSSESFYLPYSKRNEDVKSFDIIAINNETILLIQCKSSDKFSTGKFSKDEFDNLSIHLDGIKKALWQIFGRDKKVKYIFATRNLRISSESEHLEKLEKTNSFYYNNNTYDYVNSLIKSYKHAAFYQFIGLIFKNELINNNKIEIPSVRGKMGKKDYYMFSIEPSFLLKMGFILHRTRANESEFPTYQRLLVPSRLAGITKFINNGGYFPNSIILNFNSKKHKIHFEANSRDINSSSCSGTLKIPNSYGIAYIIDGQHRVYGYANSEFRENNTIPVVAFVNMASMEQLEIFMDINENQKAVSPSLRLDLVEDLNWDSDRADSRLLALKSSITKKLANSERSPLFNKISVGEDKAVLTFKPFMSALNNSGLLPVAKGNKYNEDSLIGSLYDISADDYDKEMNNAKEKIVDFIISCYEFVEAEYYDIFNREKYFILSNRGTFAFISLLGSLNKFLTEKNIVSINSSKSERFEAIRKYLQALLEGINKISQEEEEKQMSLFGSGADIKWLRFFQSIINNNFPEYNPIELIDWNERQNEEYQSKGRAYIKDVERYMKVTVLDNLKELFGNNWELEINKIKTACQQRANDENEKNYKENIDKRVEWTEMFNINDYKTIIENYWTKVPANASGDFKSFEKHFAIDIGQGKNKKDVLKWISFFNSYRNQLAHEGSKEKGINKKEVEFLQDIHRHFFE, from the coding sequence ATGGCTTTTTTAAATGATGATCAAATTAAAGAGATTGAGGATAATTTATTAGACGATGTATCTTTACTTGGAAAAATGTACAAAGTTAAAAATAATGATTATCAAACTATAAGAGTTGAATATTCAAAGGTTGATGAGTTTTTAAGAGAGGGTTGGGAGATTTATGGGAATCCTTTGAAAACTAAGACTACTCTAAGAAAAAAGAAAACACATGAACAAAAATTTAAAGATGATATTTGGTGTCAATTTTATGATCTAGGATATCGATGTTTTAATTCAAGTGAATCTTTTTATTTACCATATTCTAAAAGAAATGAGGATGTAAAATCTTTTGATATTATTGCTATTAATAACGAAACTATTTTATTAATCCAATGTAAATCAAGTGATAAATTTTCAACGGGTAAGTTTTCTAAGGACGAATTTGATAATTTGAGTATTCATTTAGATGGGATAAAGAAGGCTCTTTGGCAAATATTTGGGAGAGATAAAAAGGTTAAATATATTTTTGCTACTCGAAATCTTAGAATTTCTTCTGAAAGTGAACATCTTGAAAAATTAGAAAAAACAAATTCTTTTTATTATAATAATAATACTTATGATTATGTTAATAGTTTAATTAAAAGCTATAAGCATGCTGCGTTTTATCAATTTATTGGATTGATTTTTAAAAATGAACTGATTAACAATAATAAGATTGAAATTCCAAGTGTAAGGGGTAAAATGGGCAAAAAAGATTACTATATGTTTTCAATTGAACCTTCTTTTTTATTGAAAATGGGGTTTATACTCCATAGAACACGAGCTAATGAATCTGAGTTTCCAACTTATCAAAGGTTGCTTGTACCAAGTAGGTTGGCTGGAATTACAAAATTTATTAATAATGGAGGATATTTTCCTAACTCTATTATTTTAAATTTTAATTCAAAAAAACACAAAATTCATTTTGAAGCTAATTCCAGAGATATTAATTCTTCTTCTTGTTCAGGAACCTTAAAAATTCCAAATTCTTATGGAATAGCATATATAATTGATGGACAGCATAGGGTTTATGGCTATGCAAACTCTGAGTTTCGAGAAAATAATACTATTCCTGTAGTTGCTTTTGTAAATATGGCAAGTATGGAACAGTTAGAAATATTTATGGATATCAATGAAAATCAAAAAGCAGTAAGCCCTAGTCTAAGGCTTGACTTAGTTGAAGATTTAAATTGGGATTCTGACAGGGCTGATTCTAGGCTGTTAGCGTTAAAATCATCAATCACAAAAAAATTGGCTAATTCCGAAAGAAGCCCCCTATTTAATAAAATTTCTGTCGGTGAAGATAAAGCTGTTTTGACATTTAAACCTTTCATGTCAGCTCTTAATAATTCTGGTTTATTACCTGTGGCAAAAGGAAATAAATATAATGAGGATAGTTTAATAGGAAGTCTTTATGATATTTCTGCTGACGATTATGATAAAGAAATGAATAATGCTAAAGAAAAGATAGTCGATTTTATAATTTCTTGCTATGAGTTTGTTGAAGCTGAATATTATGATATTTTTAATAGAGAAAAATATTTTATTTTATCAAATAGAGGAACTTTTGCTTTTATTTCGTTGTTAGGAAGCTTAAACAAATTCTTAACAGAGAAAAATATAGTTAGTATAAATTCATCAAAATCAGAAAGATTTGAAGCAATAAGAAAATATTTGCAAGCTTTATTGGAAGGAATTAATAAGATTTCACAAGAAGAAGAAGAGAAACAAATGTCTTTATTTGGTTCGGGAGCGGATATTAAGTGGCTTAGATTTTTTCAAAGTATAATAAATAATAACTTTCCTGAATATAACCCTATAGAACTTATAGATTGGAATGAGAGACAGAATGAAGAGTATCAAAGTAAAGGCAGGGCATATATAAAAGATGTTGAAAGGTACATGAAGGTTACTGTACTTGATAATTTAAAAGAGCTTTTTGGTAATAATTGGGAATTAGAAATTAATAAAATTAAAACGGCTTGTCAGCAAAGAGCAAATGATGAAAATGAAAAAAATTATAAAGAAAATATAGATAAAAGAGTAGAGTGGACGGAGATGTTTAATATAAATGATTACAAAACCATCATTGAAAATTATTGGACAAAAGTTCCAGCAAATGCTTCTGGTGATTTTAAAAGTTTTGAAAAGCATTTTGCAATTGATATTGGCCAAGGAAAGAATAAAAAAGACGTTTTGAAATGGATTTCTTTTTTTAACTCATATCGTAATCAACTTGCCCATGAAGGATCTAAAGAAAAGGGGATTAATAAAAAAGAAGTAGAATTCTTACAAGATATACATCGGCATTTTTTTGAATAA
- a CDS encoding DNA adenine methylase: MSRVKPFLRWAGGKTWLTKYIETFLPESFENYYEPFVGGGSMFLFLKSKGIIKKKAYLSDTNAELINAYRIIKSNSEDLINKLESFENNEKFYYKVRETTFDNNLENAARFIYLNKTSFNGIYRVNRKGIYNVPFGYRKIKDLFEFDNLLKVADQLQNTFFSVRDFKESCKKAKAKDLIFLDPPYTVAHENNGFVQYNQSIFSWENQIQLSKLSEKLNNDQIYFIITNAYHNSIKEIYTTGSKIPLIRSSTIGGKGAIRTNYKEILITNIEK; this comes from the coding sequence ATGAGCAGAGTTAAACCATTTTTAAGATGGGCGGGCGGTAAAACGTGGTTGACCAAATATATTGAAACTTTTTTACCAGAAAGTTTTGAAAATTATTACGAACCTTTTGTTGGAGGAGGCTCAATGTTTTTGTTTTTGAAGTCAAAAGGAATTATAAAAAAGAAAGCTTACTTATCAGATACAAATGCTGAACTTATTAATGCTTATAGGATAATTAAGAGTAACTCTGAAGATTTGATAAATAAATTAGAAAGTTTTGAAAATAATGAAAAATTCTATTATAAAGTTAGGGAGACTACTTTTGATAACAATTTAGAAAATGCGGCAAGATTTATTTATTTGAATAAAACGTCTTTTAACGGAATATATAGAGTTAATAGAAAAGGAATTTATAATGTACCATTTGGTTATAGAAAGATTAAAGACTTATTTGAGTTTGATAACTTGCTAAAGGTTGCTGATCAACTGCAAAATACTTTTTTTTCAGTTAGGGACTTTAAAGAAAGTTGTAAAAAAGCTAAAGCTAAAGACTTGATTTTCTTGGATCCTCCATATACTGTAGCTCATGAAAATAATGGTTTTGTACAATATAATCAATCAATTTTTTCTTGGGAAAATCAAATACAACTTTCAAAATTGTCTGAAAAATTAAATAATGACCAAATTTATTTTATCATTACGAATGCCTATCACAATTCAATAAAAGAGATTTATACAACTGGAAGTAAAATACCTTTGATAAGATCTAGTACTATAGGCGGTAAGGGAGCTATAAGAACTAATTATAAAGAAATTTTAATAACTAATATAGAAAAATAA
- a CDS encoding peptidylprolyl isomerase: MNVDKETYEGLNDGLYANLQTTKGNLIVKFEDKKAPVTVANFIGLAEGKIDNKAKAKGVPYYDGTIFHRVIKDFMIQGGDPQGTGMGDPGYKFEDERNDLKHTGKGILSMANSGPNTNGSQFFITEVATPWLDGRHTIFGKVVKGNEVIDAIANVEKGAQDKPKTDIVLEKVSVFSKGDEYKHYDAAKTFNEGKAKIAENNKAFIAKEEAEKKKREEEFKANQEKLVENLKAGMQKTESGLYYKITKTADGKAPKAGDNVSVHYAGKLVDGTEFDSSFKRNEPIEIPIGMGRVIKGWDEGILLLKEGETATLLIPPAMAYGERGAGGVIPPNSWLVFDVELVKVK; the protein is encoded by the coding sequence ATGAACGTAGACAAAGAAACTTACGAAGGTCTTAATGACGGACTTTATGCCAATCTTCAAACTACAAAAGGTAACCTGATTGTAAAATTTGAAGACAAGAAAGCACCAGTAACTGTAGCCAACTTTATCGGTCTTGCAGAAGGGAAAATCGACAACAAAGCTAAGGCTAAAGGAGTTCCTTACTATGACGGAACTATTTTCCACAGAGTAATCAAAGACTTCATGATCCAGGGAGGTGATCCTCAGGGAACAGGAATGGGAGATCCCGGATATAAATTCGAAGACGAAAGAAACGACCTTAAACACACAGGGAAAGGTATTCTTTCTATGGCGAATTCAGGACCAAATACCAACGGTTCTCAATTCTTTATTACTGAAGTGGCTACCCCTTGGTTAGATGGAAGACATACGATCTTCGGAAAAGTGGTAAAAGGAAATGAGGTAATTGATGCGATTGCTAACGTTGAAAAAGGAGCTCAGGATAAACCTAAAACAGATATTGTTTTAGAAAAAGTTTCTGTTTTCAGCAAAGGTGATGAGTACAAGCATTACGATGCAGCTAAAACTTTCAATGAAGGAAAGGCTAAAATCGCAGAAAACAATAAAGCTTTCATCGCTAAAGAAGAAGCTGAAAAAAAGAAAAGAGAAGAAGAATTCAAAGCTAACCAGGAGAAATTGGTTGAAAACCTAAAAGCTGGTATGCAAAAAACTGAATCAGGCCTTTACTATAAAATTACAAAAACAGCTGACGGTAAAGCTCCAAAAGCTGGTGACAATGTATCTGTACACTATGCAGGTAAATTGGTAGACGGAACTGAATTCGATTCTTCATTCAAGAGAAACGAGCCTATCGAAATTCCAATCGGAATGGGAAGAGTAATCAAAGGATGGGATGAAGGTATCCTGTTATTGAAAGAAGGTGAAACTGCTACATTACTGATCCCGCCTGCAATGGCTTACGGAGAAAGAGGAGCAGGAGGAGTGATCCCGCCAAACTCATGGTTGGTTTTCGATGTTGAGCTTGTAAAAGTAAAATAA
- a CDS encoding FKBP-type peptidyl-prolyl cis-trans isomerase produces the protein MKKILFISAISLLSCNRNTQTVHPPVGGVLSQKDLDVSKNRMKNLNVIERGQIQDWISGQSVKYYPTQLNYWVTVEGYDQRERRKDETTISYSYDLYDFDQTKIYDQPFERRDARFGHFDELRAVENALRFIHDGEEVTLLVPSSLAYGTYGDEKKIDNDIPLIIKLKAL, from the coding sequence ATGAAAAAAATACTCTTCATATCAGCCATAAGCCTGTTGAGCTGCAACAGAAATACACAGACGGTGCATCCCCCTGTAGGCGGGGTTTTGAGCCAGAAAGATCTGGATGTTTCTAAAAACAGGATGAAAAATTTAAATGTTATAGAACGTGGCCAGATTCAGGACTGGATCAGCGGCCAGTCTGTAAAATACTATCCTACGCAGCTTAATTATTGGGTAACCGTGGAAGGCTATGATCAGAGAGAAAGAAGGAAAGACGAAACAACCATTTCCTATTCTTATGATCTGTATGATTTTGACCAGACTAAAATCTATGATCAGCCTTTTGAGAGAAGAGATGCCAGATTCGGACACTTTGATGAACTGAGAGCAGTGGAGAACGCTTTGCGTTTTATACATGATGGAGAGGAAGTAACACTTTTGGTACCGTCTTCTTTGGCCTACGGAACTTACGGAGACGAAAAGAAAATAGACAACGACATTCCATTAATCATAAAATTAAAAGCTTTATAA
- a CDS encoding branched-chain amino acid aminotransferase — MIIQKTENSRISTFDPNNFSFGSTFIDHMIICEYENGKWGDVKLVPYGPIPFTPAMMGVNYGQACFEGMKAYKDKDGQVFLFRPEKNFERINKSAKRLAMPEVTEEMFLDGLKALVDIDREWIPQGEGMSLYIRPLIFATEEALKARVANKYMFAIVATPAQSYYSEPVSVKISDHYSRAANGGVGSAKAAGNYAASFYPTQLAIEEGYEQIIWTDDATHEYFEESGTMNVFVRINDTIYTPPTSEKILDGVTRDSFIQLAKKRGIEVKIEPIAVKTVIEALKNGELKEVWGVGTAVVTTQFQALGYQGEKLALPRLSDEESYAAILKKDLVDLQTNLSEDPFGWRVMVGHVLETV, encoded by the coding sequence ATGATAATTCAAAAAACTGAAAACTCCAGAATTTCTACATTTGACCCTAACAATTTTTCATTTGGTAGTACTTTCATAGATCATATGATCATTTGTGAGTATGAAAACGGAAAATGGGGTGATGTAAAATTAGTTCCTTACGGTCCGATTCCATTTACGCCTGCTATGATGGGAGTAAACTACGGACAAGCTTGTTTTGAAGGTATGAAAGCCTATAAAGACAAAGACGGGCAGGTTTTCCTTTTCAGGCCTGAAAAGAATTTTGAACGTATCAACAAGTCAGCGAAACGTCTTGCTATGCCGGAAGTGACTGAAGAAATGTTTTTAGACGGATTGAAAGCTTTGGTAGATATTGACAGAGAGTGGATTCCACAGGGGGAAGGAATGTCGCTTTATATCAGACCTTTGATTTTTGCTACAGAGGAAGCTTTGAAAGCAAGAGTTGCTAATAAATATATGTTTGCCATCGTTGCAACACCGGCACAGAGTTATTATTCAGAACCGGTATCTGTAAAGATCTCTGATCACTATTCAAGAGCGGCAAACGGAGGGGTAGGTTCTGCAAAGGCTGCAGGTAACTATGCGGCTTCTTTCTATCCTACACAATTGGCCATTGAAGAAGGGTATGAGCAAATCATCTGGACGGATGATGCTACACACGAATATTTCGAAGAGAGTGGTACAATGAACGTATTTGTTAGAATCAACGATACGATCTATACGCCGCCAACATCTGAGAAAATCCTTGACGGAGTAACGAGAGACAGCTTCATTCAGTTAGCGAAGAAAAGAGGTATCGAAGTGAAAATTGAACCGATTGCGGTTAAAACTGTAATCGAAGCTTTAAAGAACGGTGAACTTAAAGAAGTATGGGGAGTAGGTACAGCAGTAGTAACCACTCAATTCCAGGCTTTGGGATATCAGGGAGAAAAACTTGCGCTTCCGAGATTATCTGATGAAGAAAGCTATGCGGCTATCCTTAAGAAAGATCTGGTAGACTTACAAACCAATTTGTCTGAAGATCCGTTCGGATGGAGAGTGATGGTAGGTCACGTATTGGAAACAGTATAA
- the mnmD gene encoding tRNA (5-methylaminomethyl-2-thiouridine)(34)-methyltransferase MnmD — translation MKREIKTTNDGSKTLFINDLNENYHSHHGALQEAEHVFIKNGLNLINDCEINILELGFGTGLNVLVTINEYLKTDKNHVINYFSLEKYPINESEVKDLAYFELFDNPEFKNIYQKIHLADWEKSVEIISGFNLKKIECDFFDLKDIDLPKINLVYFDCFGARVQPDLWEKPLFELVADKMAINGLLTTYSSKGSVRRILQELNFQVEKKQGPPGKREMINAIKL, via the coding sequence TTGAAAAGAGAGATTAAGACCACAAACGACGGAAGTAAAACATTGTTTATCAATGATTTAAATGAGAACTACCATTCTCATCATGGAGCCCTGCAGGAAGCTGAACACGTGTTTATCAAAAATGGACTGAATTTAATAAATGATTGCGAAATTAATATTTTAGAACTCGGTTTTGGAACAGGTTTGAATGTTTTGGTAACAATTAATGAATATTTAAAAACTGACAAAAATCATGTCATCAATTATTTTTCGCTCGAAAAATACCCCATAAATGAATCCGAAGTTAAGGATTTAGCTTACTTTGAACTTTTTGATAACCCAGAGTTTAAAAATATTTATCAGAAAATTCATCTGGCAGATTGGGAAAAGTCAGTAGAAATTATTAGTGGATTCAATTTAAAAAAGATAGAATGTGATTTTTTCGACCTGAAAGACATTGATCTGCCTAAAATTAATCTTGTTTACTTTGACTGTTTTGGAGCCAGAGTACAGCCAGACCTTTGGGAAAAGCCATTGTTTGAACTGGTTGCTGACAAAATGGCCATTAACGGATTATTAACCACCTACTCTTCTAAAGGCAGCGTAAGAAGAATTCTTCAGGAACTGAATTTCCAGGTGGAGAAAAAACAAGGACCTCCGGGAAAAAGAGAGATGATTAATGCAATTAAGTTGTAG
- a CDS encoding NUDIX domain-containing protein, giving the protein MIDKINIRVYACAVKDKQVLTLFEEYAGEPLMKFPGGGLEYGEGVLECLHREFDEELNVKINILEHFYTQENFLVSRFRENEQLLTIYYIVDIVNEEDFIILDPCIEKTEWIDIDRPDNPFPLPIDKIVFDKLKEKFL; this is encoded by the coding sequence ATGATAGACAAGATCAACATTAGAGTGTATGCCTGTGCGGTAAAAGATAAACAAGTTTTAACCTTATTTGAAGAATATGCCGGCGAACCTTTAATGAAATTTCCGGGCGGCGGATTGGAATACGGTGAAGGAGTCCTGGAATGTCTGCATCGTGAGTTTGATGAAGAGCTTAATGTCAAAATCAATATTCTGGAACATTTTTATACTCAGGAAAATTTTCTGGTATCGCGTTTCAGAGAAAACGAACAGCTCCTTACCATATATTATATAGTAGATATCGTTAACGAGGAAGACTTTATTATTCTGGATCCCTGTATTGAAAAAACAGAATGGATTGATATCGACAGACCGGACAATCCTTTTCCTCTTCCTATAGATAAAATTGTATTTGATAAATTAAAAGAAAAATTCCTGTAA
- a CDS encoding DUF4294 domain-containing protein, giving the protein MNFSKIICLFILFFGVSVFGQKDGIVAKPLNQYPPESLKVDEFGNKYYYDEQQKIKVYEINGEPVVVLDELVLVNKPRFNNQLDKNYYYFLNKKLYRVYPLFVTALQQYRDIQKDMNDLDSKAKRKFVRERQNILADQYEKQLRDLTTTEGQVFAKLMNRATGKNVFEIIKELRGGWSAFWWNVKGKMADIDLKERYDPHTNRSDEFIESLLQSNWNSGYLQPYPGANDFKVKK; this is encoded by the coding sequence ATGAATTTTAGTAAGATTATCTGCCTTTTTATTCTCTTTTTTGGAGTAAGTGTTTTCGGTCAGAAGGATGGGATAGTGGCGAAACCACTCAATCAGTACCCGCCTGAATCTCTGAAAGTGGATGAATTTGGTAATAAATATTATTATGATGAACAGCAGAAGATTAAGGTGTATGAAATCAATGGAGAGCCTGTAGTCGTATTGGATGAGTTGGTTTTAGTGAATAAACCGAGATTTAATAACCAGCTGGATAAGAATTACTATTATTTTCTCAACAAAAAGCTGTACAGGGTATATCCGTTATTTGTGACTGCATTGCAGCAGTACAGAGATATCCAGAAAGATATGAATGATCTGGACAGCAAAGCCAAAAGAAAGTTTGTAAGAGAAAGACAGAATATACTGGCTGACCAATATGAAAAACAATTGAGAGATCTTACGACTACCGAAGGACAGGTTTTTGCAAAACTGATGAACAGGGCAACCGGAAAAAATGTATTTGAGATTATCAAAGAATTAAGAGGTGGATGGAGTGCTTTCTGGTGGAATGTAAAAGGAAAAATGGCTGATATTGACCTGAAAGAACGCTATGATCCCCACACCAACAGAAGTGATGAATTTATAGAATCATTACTGCAGTCCAACTGGAACTCAGGTTATCTGCAGCCTTATCCCGGAGCTAATGATTTTAAAGTAAAGAAATAA
- a CDS encoding M42 family peptidase produces MKFEKKSLKFLEKYLNTSSPTGYEHKGQEVWMDYIRPYVDKIEVDHYGTCYGIINPEAEFKVVIEAHADEISWYVNYITDDGLIYVIRNGGSDQTIAPSKVVHIHGENGIVKGVFGWPAIHTRTNQNEPTPKIENIFIDCGATSKKEVEEMGIFVGCMITYPDEFFEMNDRYFVCRALDNRIGGFMIAEVARLLKENKKSIPFGLYITNSVQEEVGLYGADMIADTIKPNIAIVTDVTHDTTTPMIEKKKEGDQKCGAGPVVFFAPSVHHTIRELIIDTAKTKKIPFQRAAASRATGTDTDAFAHSNGGVPSALISLPLRYMHTTVEMVSKEDVGNVIKLIYETVLKIKPEMKLKYH; encoded by the coding sequence ATGAAATTTGAAAAGAAATCTTTGAAATTTTTAGAGAAATATTTAAACACATCATCTCCAACAGGTTACGAACATAAAGGTCAGGAAGTCTGGATGGATTACATCAGACCTTACGTAGATAAAATTGAAGTAGACCATTATGGAACCTGCTATGGGATCATCAATCCGGAAGCTGAATTCAAAGTAGTGATTGAAGCACACGCTGATGAGATATCATGGTATGTCAATTATATTACAGATGACGGATTGATCTACGTCATCCGAAACGGAGGTTCTGATCAGACGATTGCTCCTTCAAAAGTTGTCCATATCCATGGTGAAAACGGAATTGTAAAAGGGGTATTCGGATGGCCGGCTATTCATACAAGAACCAATCAGAATGAGCCTACGCCTAAAATTGAAAATATCTTCATCGACTGTGGTGCGACTTCTAAAAAAGAAGTGGAAGAAATGGGAATTTTTGTAGGTTGTATGATCACCTACCCGGATGAATTCTTTGAAATGAACGACAGATATTTTGTCTGCAGAGCTCTGGACAACAGAATCGGCGGTTTCATGATTGCTGAAGTTGCCAGGCTGCTAAAAGAAAATAAAAAATCTATACCGTTCGGACTTTATATTACCAATTCTGTACAGGAAGAAGTAGGTTTATACGGAGCAGACATGATTGCTGACACCATCAAACCGAATATTGCCATTGTAACGGATGTTACCCACGACACTACAACTCCGATGATTGAAAAGAAAAAAGAAGGAGATCAGAAATGTGGTGCCGGACCAGTAGTATTCTTTGCTCCAAGCGTTCATCATACTATCAGAGAACTGATTATTGATACTGCAAAAACCAAGAAAATTCCTTTCCAGAGAGCTGCCGCCAGCAGAGCTACCGGAACTGATACAGATGCCTTCGCCCATTCCAACGGCGGAGTACCAAGTGCTTTAATTTCCTTACCTTTGCGTTATATGCATACTACGGTAGAAATGGTCTCTAAAGAAGATGTAGGTAATGTTATTAAACTTATCTATGAAACAGTTCTTAAGATCAAGCCGGAAATGAAACTGAAGTATCATTAA